Proteins encoded in a region of the Oncorhynchus gorbuscha isolate QuinsamMale2020 ecotype Even-year linkage group LG16, OgorEven_v1.0, whole genome shotgun sequence genome:
- the desi1a gene encoding desumoylating isopeptidase 1a, whose amino-acid sequence MDKNDTTTYSVQLYIYDLSRGMARNLSPIMLGKQLDGIWHSAIVVYGDEFYFGGVGISSCSPGGTMLGSPDTVVELGNTEVTEEIFMDYLSSLGENTYRGDKYRLFEHNCNTFTNEVAQFLTGRKIPSYITDLPSEVLSTPFGQILRPILDSIHIAPPGGNIINGRHS is encoded by the exons ATGGATAAAAATGACACAACAACATACAGTGTACAACTGTATATATACGACCTGTCAAGAGGAATGGCTCGCAATCTCAGCCCAATCATGTTAG GAAAACAACTTGATGGCATTTG GCACTCAGCCATTGTGGTTTATGGAGACGAGTTCTACTTTGGAGGAGTGGGTATTTCCAGCTGCTCACCG GGGGGAACAATGCTTGGTTCCCCAGACACTGTGGTGGAATTGGGAAACACAGAGGTGACAGAGGAGATCTTCATGGACTACCTGTCCTCGctaggagagaacacatacag AGGTGACAAGTATAGGTTGTTTGAGCACAACTGTAACACCTTCACTAATGAGGTGGCCCAGTTCTTAACAGGCCGGAAGATCCCTTCTTACATCACAGACCTGCCCTCCGAAGTGCTCTCCAC ACCCTTTGGTCAGATACTCCGGCCTATACTGGACTCCATCCACATCGCTCCTCCTGGGGGGAACATCATCAACGGTCGCCACAGCTAA
- the LOC124000885 gene encoding uncharacterized protein LOC124000885 isoform X3 encodes MFLFFMGNVEYLLKWQGWPPKYSTWEPEDHILDPRLVLAYEEKEEKDRALAYRRKGLRPRRLVLRSSLLLQNIYAMDLRSAHKVPDTPRLRLSLTRSMGSELDQGSLPYRAGEGGSVYRRLARRKNKQRVSKPVSDNNSLQPLTRIQDPMEHEWQGAEERPESELTTDTRHSRSECSSPMMEQEVEEPTDRVESCGSALGSGDETLGGGALLRVTGAWYRSEGRTSETGQEQIDRTDQSESCVSAVGPKDNISNRLVDSDTEVELGTDTLIDKVERLGTANVIERVEGLGTDYFIDRVEEMGGHILIDRDITSVVDVRDETVADGSVVCTDVEVAEEVVENDTKQQGEEVVTQCPDSSGAEVNPGKVIVTDVTINSLTVTFKEALAAEGFFKS; translated from the exons atgtttttgttttttatg GGTAATGTGGAATACTTATTGAAGTGGCAGGGATGGCCACCAAA GTATAGCACCTGGGAACCAGAGGACCACATACTGGACCCACGCCTGGTGCTGGCTTATGAAGAGAA GGAGGAGAAGGACCGAGCCCTGGCATACCGTAGGAAAGGACTCAGACCACGGAGACTCGTCTTGCGG TCTTCTCTTCTCCTACAGAATATCTATGCCATGGACCTCCGTAGTGCACACAAAGTCCCAGATACCCCTCGTCTGCGCCTCTCCCTTACGCGCTCCATGGGCTCCGAGCTGGACCAGGGCAGTCTGCCATACAgggcgggggagggagggagcgtcTACCGCCGCCTGGCAAGACGCAAGAACAAGCAGAGGGTGTCCAAACCTGTGTCTGACAACAATTCCCTCCAACCACTGACCCGCATACAGGACCCCATGGAGCATGAATGGCAAGGCGCAGAGGAGAGACCGGAATCAGAGTTAACAACAGACACAC GGCATAGCCGGTCAGAGTGCAGCTCTCCCATGATGGAGCAGGAAGTGGAGGAGCCGACTGACAGAGTGGAGAGTTGTGGTTCCGCACTGGGCTCTGGAGATGAGACATTGGGGGGTGGGGCCTTGTTGAGGGTGACAGGGGCATGGTACAGGTCAGAGGGTAGGACCTCTGAAACTGGACAGGAACAAATAGATAGGACTGACCAATCAGAGAGCTGTGTTTCTGCAGTGGGACCAAAAGACAACATTAGCAATAGGTTGGTGGACAGTGACACAGAAGTGGAATTGGGGACAGATACCTTGATTGACAAGGTAGAAAGGTTAGGCACAGCTAATGTTATTGAGAGGGTAGAGGGGTTGGGGACAGATTATTTTATTGacagggtagaggagatggggggaCATATTCTGATTGACAGGGATATCACTTCAGTGGTGGATGTTAGAGATGAAACCGTGGCTGATGGTTCTGTGGTCTGTACCGATGTTGAGGTTGCAGAGGAAGTGGTGGAGAATGACACAAAACAGCAAGGTGAAGAGGTTGTGACACAGTGTCCAGACAGTAGTGGCGCAGAAGTGAATCCTGGCAAAGTGATTGTGACCGATGTGACTATCAACTCTTTGACCGTAACTTTCAAAGAGGCCCTGGCAGCTGAAGGGTTTTTTAAGAGCTGA
- the LOC124000885 gene encoding uncharacterized protein LOC124000885 isoform X1, with protein MELSSIGEQVFAVESITKKRVRKGNVEYLLKWQGWPPKYSTWEPEDHILDPRLVLAYEEKEEKDRALAYRRKGLRPRRLVLRSSLLLQNIYAMDLRSAHKVPDTPRLRLSLTRSMGSELDQGSLPYRAGEGGSVYRRLARRKNKQRVSKPVSDNNSLQPLTRIQDPMEHEWQGAEERPESELTTDTRHSRSECSSPMMEQEVEEPTDRVESCGSALGSGDETLGGGALLRVTGAWYRSEGRTSETGQEQIDRTDQSESCVSAVGPKDNISNRLVDSDTEVELGTDTLIDKVERLGTANVIERVEGLGTDYFIDRVEEMGGHILIDRDITSVVDVRDETVADGSVVCTDVEVAEEVVENDTKQQGEEVVTQCPDSSGAEVNPGKVIVTDVTINSLTVTFKEALAAEGFFKS; from the exons ATGGAACTGTCATCTATAGGCGAACAAGTGTTTGCAGTTGAATCAATAACCAAGAAGAGAGTCAGAAAG GGTAATGTGGAATACTTATTGAAGTGGCAGGGATGGCCACCAAA GTATAGCACCTGGGAACCAGAGGACCACATACTGGACCCACGCCTGGTGCTGGCTTATGAAGAGAA GGAGGAGAAGGACCGAGCCCTGGCATACCGTAGGAAAGGACTCAGACCACGGAGACTCGTCTTGCGG TCTTCTCTTCTCCTACAGAATATCTATGCCATGGACCTCCGTAGTGCACACAAAGTCCCAGATACCCCTCGTCTGCGCCTCTCCCTTACGCGCTCCATGGGCTCCGAGCTGGACCAGGGCAGTCTGCCATACAgggcgggggagggagggagcgtcTACCGCCGCCTGGCAAGACGCAAGAACAAGCAGAGGGTGTCCAAACCTGTGTCTGACAACAATTCCCTCCAACCACTGACCCGCATACAGGACCCCATGGAGCATGAATGGCAAGGCGCAGAGGAGAGACCGGAATCAGAGTTAACAACAGACACAC GGCATAGCCGGTCAGAGTGCAGCTCTCCCATGATGGAGCAGGAAGTGGAGGAGCCGACTGACAGAGTGGAGAGTTGTGGTTCCGCACTGGGCTCTGGAGATGAGACATTGGGGGGTGGGGCCTTGTTGAGGGTGACAGGGGCATGGTACAGGTCAGAGGGTAGGACCTCTGAAACTGGACAGGAACAAATAGATAGGACTGACCAATCAGAGAGCTGTGTTTCTGCAGTGGGACCAAAAGACAACATTAGCAATAGGTTGGTGGACAGTGACACAGAAGTGGAATTGGGGACAGATACCTTGATTGACAAGGTAGAAAGGTTAGGCACAGCTAATGTTATTGAGAGGGTAGAGGGGTTGGGGACAGATTATTTTATTGacagggtagaggagatggggggaCATATTCTGATTGACAGGGATATCACTTCAGTGGTGGATGTTAGAGATGAAACCGTGGCTGATGGTTCTGTGGTCTGTACCGATGTTGAGGTTGCAGAGGAAGTGGTGGAGAATGACACAAAACAGCAAGGTGAAGAGGTTGTGACACAGTGTCCAGACAGTAGTGGCGCAGAAGTGAATCCTGGCAAAGTGATTGTGACCGATGTGACTATCAACTCTTTGACCGTAACTTTCAAAGAGGCCCTGGCAGCTGAAGGGTTTTTTAAGAGCTGA
- the LOC124000885 gene encoding uncharacterized protein LOC124000885 isoform X2, protein MELSSIGEQVFAVESITKKRVRKGNVEYLLKWQGWPPKYSTWEPEDHILDPRLVLAYEEKEEKDRALAYRRKGLRPRRLVLRNIYAMDLRSAHKVPDTPRLRLSLTRSMGSELDQGSLPYRAGEGGSVYRRLARRKNKQRVSKPVSDNNSLQPLTRIQDPMEHEWQGAEERPESELTTDTRHSRSECSSPMMEQEVEEPTDRVESCGSALGSGDETLGGGALLRVTGAWYRSEGRTSETGQEQIDRTDQSESCVSAVGPKDNISNRLVDSDTEVELGTDTLIDKVERLGTANVIERVEGLGTDYFIDRVEEMGGHILIDRDITSVVDVRDETVADGSVVCTDVEVAEEVVENDTKQQGEEVVTQCPDSSGAEVNPGKVIVTDVTINSLTVTFKEALAAEGFFKS, encoded by the exons ATGGAACTGTCATCTATAGGCGAACAAGTGTTTGCAGTTGAATCAATAACCAAGAAGAGAGTCAGAAAG GGTAATGTGGAATACTTATTGAAGTGGCAGGGATGGCCACCAAA GTATAGCACCTGGGAACCAGAGGACCACATACTGGACCCACGCCTGGTGCTGGCTTATGAAGAGAA GGAGGAGAAGGACCGAGCCCTGGCATACCGTAGGAAAGGACTCAGACCACGGAGACTCGTCTTGCGG AATATCTATGCCATGGACCTCCGTAGTGCACACAAAGTCCCAGATACCCCTCGTCTGCGCCTCTCCCTTACGCGCTCCATGGGCTCCGAGCTGGACCAGGGCAGTCTGCCATACAgggcgggggagggagggagcgtcTACCGCCGCCTGGCAAGACGCAAGAACAAGCAGAGGGTGTCCAAACCTGTGTCTGACAACAATTCCCTCCAACCACTGACCCGCATACAGGACCCCATGGAGCATGAATGGCAAGGCGCAGAGGAGAGACCGGAATCAGAGTTAACAACAGACACAC GGCATAGCCGGTCAGAGTGCAGCTCTCCCATGATGGAGCAGGAAGTGGAGGAGCCGACTGACAGAGTGGAGAGTTGTGGTTCCGCACTGGGCTCTGGAGATGAGACATTGGGGGGTGGGGCCTTGTTGAGGGTGACAGGGGCATGGTACAGGTCAGAGGGTAGGACCTCTGAAACTGGACAGGAACAAATAGATAGGACTGACCAATCAGAGAGCTGTGTTTCTGCAGTGGGACCAAAAGACAACATTAGCAATAGGTTGGTGGACAGTGACACAGAAGTGGAATTGGGGACAGATACCTTGATTGACAAGGTAGAAAGGTTAGGCACAGCTAATGTTATTGAGAGGGTAGAGGGGTTGGGGACAGATTATTTTATTGacagggtagaggagatggggggaCATATTCTGATTGACAGGGATATCACTTCAGTGGTGGATGTTAGAGATGAAACCGTGGCTGATGGTTCTGTGGTCTGTACCGATGTTGAGGTTGCAGAGGAAGTGGTGGAGAATGACACAAAACAGCAAGGTGAAGAGGTTGTGACACAGTGTCCAGACAGTAGTGGCGCAGAAGTGAATCCTGGCAAAGTGATTGTGACCGATGTGACTATCAACTCTTTGACCGTAACTTTCAAAGAGGCCCTGGCAGCTGAAGGGTTTTTTAAGAGCTGA